Proteins found in one Salvia hispanica cultivar TCC Black 2014 unplaced genomic scaffold, UniMelb_Shisp_WGS_1.0 HiC_scaffold_169, whole genome shotgun sequence genomic segment:
- the LOC125198591 gene encoding uncharacterized protein At3g28850-like: MGCATSKPKVCRSCQRPYSPVRRSYSMHVHHPPQKTGDSYHLVALTSSTLGSLKLDPLIQTLAADKSTDDRNQKPSIEDAEIEKEKEKEVIPSVKEEFAMGMIEAKTWSHMIDSKIPKLPPMTPVITPPGEPETIDAWEMMEGLEDSSPLRPAHFRSFSFHVGSGADDQPTPRVKEISGGSSSSDGDTEISSNDTSIASEFDTGVIATLRRALEDLPPANPFHLRPIGEDEKQSEKEKKEKDKLIVYFTSLRGVRKTYEDCCHVRVMLKGLGAKVDERDVSMHSGFKEELKTALLAAEAGGIGLPSVFLNGKLVGGADEIRRLNEEGMLGKLVENCEPADEGGLAAGCEACGDVRFVPCETCSGSCKIYYDADSENKDEDEDGNDGNDNDDGDDDDNEECGFKRCPDCNENGLIRCPICCD; encoded by the coding sequence ATGGGCTGCGCCACGTCGAAGCCGAAAGTCTGCCGGAGCTGCCAGCGCCCCTACTCTCCGGTGCGGCGGAGCTACTCGATGCACGTGCACCACCCGCCGCAGAAGACAGGGGACAGCTACCATCTCGTCGCCCTCACTTCCTCCACATTGGGATCCCTCAAGCTCGATCCCCTCATCCAAACCCTCGCCGCCGACAAATCCACCGACGATCGGAATCAGAAACCGTCAATTGAAGATGCAGAGATTgagaaagagaaggagaaagaggTAATTCCATCGGTGAAGGAGGAATTCGCGATGGGGATGATTGAGGCGAAGACATGGTCCCACATGATCGACtccaaaatccccaaattgcCCCCCATGACTCCGGTCATTACTCCGCCGGGTGAACCGGAGACGATCGACGCTTGGGAGATGATGGAGGGCCTCGAGGACTCCAGCCCCCTCCGCCCCGCCCACTTCCGCAGCTTCTCCTTCCACGTCGGCTCCGGCGCCGACGATCAGCCGACGCCGCGCGTCAAGGAAATCAGCGGCGGGAGCAGCAGCAGCGACGGTGACACCGAAATCAGCTCCAACGACACCTCAATCGCCTCCGAATTCGACACCGGCGTGATCGCCACGCTGCGGAGGGCGCTGGAGGATCTCCCGCCGGCGAATCCGTTCCACCTCCGGCCAATCGGAGAAGACGAAAAACAGAGCGaaaaggagaagaaggaaAAGGACAAATTGATCGTGTATTTCACGAGCTTGCGCGGCGTGAGGAAGACGTACGAGGATTGCTGCCACGTGAGAGTGATGCTGAAGGGACTGGGGGCGAAGGTCGACGAGAGGGACGTGTCGATGCACTCCGGCTTCAAGGAGGAGCTCAAGACGGCGCTGCTGGCGGCCGAGGCCGGCGGCATTGGCCTCCCCAGCGTCTTCCTCAACGGAAAGCTCGTCGGCGGGGCCGACGAGATTCGCCGCCTCAACGAGGAGGGGATGCTGGGGAAGCTGGTGGAGAATTGCGAGCCGGCCGATGAAGGAGGGCTCGCGGCCGGGTGTGAGGCGTGCGGTGACGTCAGGTTCGTCCCGTGCGAGACGTGTTCGGGGAGTTGTAAAATATACTATGATGCGGATTCCGAAAACAAAGACGAAGACGAAGATGGAAATGATGGCAACGACAACGATGACGGCGACGACGATGACAATGAGGAATGCGGGTTCAAGAGATGCCCCGATTGCAACGAAAACGGGCTTATACGATGCCCGATTTGTTGCGattga
- the LOC125198594 gene encoding binding partner of ACD11 1-like, with protein sequence MEYSRGQYMVEVIGLPPEASREDVYQFFINCGNIRHLQITRVSSDVSMAHVEFEDAYSVKVALLLSGSEIANQPVAISSCGAYNVDPSPSLFVEGQRSDQFVSSPGEAVTVVQQVVQNMIAKGYVLGKDALSKAKALDESHQVSSSAAAKIAEFSKRIGLTDKIQTGVQAGKGIEEKYHVYDMTKTAAVYSGKTAVAAASAVVNSTYFAKGALWVSDVLDRASKAAADLGNKNNHVQK encoded by the exons ATGGAGTACTCGAGGGGTCAGTATATGGTAGAAGTAATCGGACTTCCACCAGAAGCGAGTAGGGAAGACGTCTACCAGTTCTTCATCAACTGTGGCAATATCAGGCACTTACAAATCACCAG GGTGAGTAGTGATGTCTCTATGGCACACGTTGAATTCGAAGATGCTTATTCTGTGAAAGTTGCTCTCCTTCTCAGC GGATCTGAGATTGCGAATCAGCCAGTAGCGATATCTAGCTGTGGAGCGTATAACGTTGATCCATCTCCATCATTATTTGTTGAG GGACAGCGGTCTGATCAGTTTGTGTCAAGCCCTGGGGAGGCGGTGACGGTGGTGCAACAAGTGGTCCAAAACATGATTGCAAAGGGGTATGTGTTGGGGAAAGATGCACTGTCCAAAGCCAAAGCATTGGATGAATCCCACCAGGTTTCATCAAGTGCAGCTGCCAAGATTGCAGAGTTCAGCAAAAGAATTGGACTGACCGACAAAATTCAGACGGGAGTGCAAGCTGGCAAGGGCATCGAAGAGAAGTATCATGTCTACGACATGACTAAAACTGCAGCAGTGTACTCGGGGAAGACGGCTGTGGCGGCTGCAAGTGCTGTTGTTAACAGCACTTACTTTGCTAAAGGGGCTCTCTGGGTTTCGGACGTCTTAGACCGCGCGTCTAAGGCTGCGGCCGACTTAGGAAACAAAAACAACCATGTCCAAAAGTAG